The window TTCTTGCTCAGCGGCCTTAATTAATCTCTACTTTAAGCTTATTCTATATCGATAATTCTAATACTCTCCTTGTAATATTTCGGTTATAAATAGTACTTAAAGTATCCTATTAATTAAAGTATAGACCAAGAAAAAGCCCATCTAACAATGTTAGATGGGCTTTTCATCTTAAGAGATTTATCTCTTATACTTTACAACTAGATTATCTAGTGAAAGTAATTGTAGTAGTAACTACGTGATCATCACCATCACCATCAGTGTAACAATTACAGTCACCCCAATTACCTTCATAATCATCATAATCGTACCATATCCTACCAGTACTTGTGTAAGTTATTTCGAACGTAGATTCAGAAACGGTGTAGTTCACAAATGCCGGTTGACCTTCACTATCAGCGACATGAATATCAATTCCACCATTTACCCAATCATATGAATCAAGGGAATTGTTCCATTCTAATTGCGTAGAATTCAATATTCTAAAAATTTGTCCTTCCGAACGGTTATTACCGTCAGCATCAACAACATATCCATCAAAAGACCAATTATTATTTTCAAATATGATCTCTTCATCCAAAGAAGTGATATCCTCATCTGATAAATAATCTCCCATATCCCAAACGGATTTGCCATCTCTTGTTTCCTCAACAGTATAACCAGTCAATGTCCATGTACCAGCCAACATTGATTCAACTTCTTCATCACCATCAAAAAATCCAGATGTACCTTCTGGAGCAGTAACAGTAATTTCAACAGAAGCAACACTAGAAGAAGTACCATTTGCATCCGTTACGGTTAAGTAAACCATGTAAGTACCACTTTGGTTGTAAGAATAAGAAACTACCTCTGAGTTACTTGGAGATTGTTGTGTGTCCCCCATATCCCAAGAATAGCTAGCAGATCCTGTAGAAGTAGACATAAAAGTAATTATCTCTCCAACTTCTGGGCTGTCGTTATCAACGCTTATACCGGCCATTGCACCAGTAACAACAATTTCTTCTTCAGCAGTTACATCTTTATCTCCTTGAGATTTTTTTGATGCAATTACTAAAATTGTGTATGTACCAGGTTGGTCGTATGTATAAGTGAATTTATTTCTGAAATCTGTTAAAACAGTTCCATCACCCATATCAATTGTTACTATAGATCCTTCAGCAGTTGCTTCAACTGTTACAGGTTCTCCTACTGCAACTGTATTTGTATCAACGGTCAACGTTGCCGCTGGCTTTGTACAAGAGGTTGCAAAAAGTACTGCAGCTGTTAAAAGCCCAGCACCAATTTTTAATAAATTAGTCTTCAT is drawn from Flavobacteriales bacterium and contains these coding sequences:
- a CDS encoding PKD domain-containing protein, encoding MKTNLLKIGAGLLTAAVLFATSCTKPAATLTVDTNTVAVGEPVTVEATAEGSIVTIDMGDGTVLTDFRNKFTYTYDQPGTYTILVIASKKSQGDKDVTAEEEIVVTGAMAGISVDNDSPEVGEIITFMSTSTGSASYSWDMGDTQQSPSNSEVVSYSYNQSGTYMVYLTVTDANGTSSSVASVEITVTAPEGTSGFFDGDEEVESMLAGTWTLTGYTVEETRDGKSVWDMGDYLSDEDITSLDEEIIFENNNWSFDGYVVDADGNNRSEGQIFRILNSTQLEWNNSLDSYDWVNGGIDIHVADSEGQPAFVNYTVSESTFEITYTSTGRIWYDYDDYEGNWGDCNCYTDGDGDDHVVTTTITFTR